The following are from one region of the Hydrogenimonas sp. SS33 genome:
- a CDS encoding oligosaccharide flippase family protein, whose product MKNFIKGRLQPYKKFLGNVSVVLVANVIKIALGVVLIPIYVRYITPGDLGKFDLIMSAVPILNQIISMGLTNSINKFYLAGHNRAYLVYIQKKLVRHTLLLSGMLLLIYLLTYTYSRHFISFSIFLLALSLLVLENASVVQLRIYALHENFKRSSTVSIVKDLIRYTSLILLVLFMEDKLLALFLGNLVSWAYLFFQTRKDNKVYLGGSAKLTEEQIAELKAYAFPLLFLGLSGFFYLSLDRIMVGMFADSIDQVGYLGIAQRFTTVLALGLGSIGTVLGIRMFKTDNLPELLKIQNRYILFLALLITATLFGYILFKKWVIHFLLTDRYEAAFPIGILLLMSLFWNKSRENVEYLFLVKGETAVISKIFVFFTLLNMTLNYFFILKYNALGAVIATNIAFFLHMSVLLFMAHRENHKINLLPYWTGIGTNLFAVFYLAYT is encoded by the coding sequence TTGAAGAACTTTATCAAAGGTAGGCTCCAACCCTACAAAAAATTTCTGGGCAATGTCAGCGTCGTTTTGGTCGCAAATGTCATCAAAATCGCTCTCGGCGTTGTGCTGATCCCTATTTATGTCCGCTACATCACTCCAGGTGATCTGGGTAAATTCGACCTGATCATGAGTGCCGTCCCCATTCTCAACCAGATCATCTCCATGGGGCTGACGAACAGCATCAACAAATTCTATCTGGCCGGTCACAATAGGGCCTATCTGGTCTACATACAGAAAAAGCTTGTCCGACACACACTGCTGCTCAGCGGCATGCTTCTTCTGATCTATCTTTTGACATATACCTACTCCCGTCATTTCATAAGTTTTTCCATCTTTCTGCTCGCTTTGAGTCTGTTGGTTCTCGAAAATGCCTCTGTCGTACAACTCAGAATCTATGCGCTTCATGAAAACTTCAAGCGAAGCTCTACGGTCTCCATCGTCAAAGATCTTATCCGGTATACCTCGCTCATCCTTCTGGTACTGTTCATGGAAGACAAACTGCTGGCGCTGTTTCTTGGAAATCTCGTTTCCTGGGCCTATCTGTTTTTCCAGACCCGCAAAGACAACAAAGTATATCTCGGGGGATCTGCGAAGTTGACGGAAGAGCAGATTGCGGAGCTGAAAGCCTATGCCTTTCCTCTTCTGTTCCTCGGACTTTCCGGCTTTTTCTATCTGTCCCTGGACCGTATTATGGTCGGTATGTTCGCCGATTCAATCGACCAGGTCGGATATTTGGGGATTGCCCAGCGTTTCACGACCGTTCTCGCCCTCGGCCTGGGAAGCATAGGAACGGTTTTGGGCATACGAATGTTCAAGACGGATAATCTTCCCGAACTTTTGAAAATCCAGAACAGGTATATACTTTTTCTCGCCCTGCTCATAACGGCGACCCTTTTCGGTTACATTCTTTTCAAGAAATGGGTGATTCACTTTCTTTTGACAGATAGATACGAAGCAGCCTTTCCCATCGGAATATTGCTTCTTATGTCCCTCTTCTGGAACAAAAGTCGCGAAAATGTCGAATATCTGTTCCTTGTAAAGGGAGAGACCGCCGTTATCTCCAAAATATTCGTTTTTTTTACCCTGTTGAATATGACTCTCAACTACTTCTTTATTTTAAAATACAATGCCCTGGGTGCCGTCATCGCAACGAATATAGCTTTTTTTCTCCATATGAGTGTCCTTCTTTTTATGGCACACAGGGAAAATCACAAAATCAATCTTCTTCCCTACTGGACGGGAATCGGCACCAATCTGTTTGCCGTCTTCTATTTGGCATACACCTGA
- the neuC gene encoding UDP-N-acetylglucosamine 2-epimerase, translating to MKRKICVVTGTRAEYGLFYPILKKIQKSEKLQLQLVVTTMHLAPQFGYTLRQIEEDGFKIDETVENLLCADTKSSVAKSTGMATLLLSDVYRRLQPDSVLLLGDRYETLAAATSALLMNIPIAHIHGGEITEGAVDEQIRHAITKMSHLHFTATETFRQRLIRMGENPAKVFTVGAPGLDNILSLPLPSKEELEESLQWHFGEKTVLFTYHPVTLSSVDTSKEIHDILLALERTGYSVLFTYANADEGGHIINEAIEKFCHMNPEKYKVVKNLGQKRYLAAMKYADILVGNTSSGIIEAASFKKPVVNIGDRQRGRLRNDNTIDCKPHEVEQAVTKALSADFLKKCATSTNVYGDGHASERIVEILEKADLSTVKSFYEPEYRL from the coding sequence ATGAAAAGAAAGATTTGTGTCGTTACCGGTACACGGGCCGAATACGGTCTCTTTTATCCGATACTGAAAAAAATCCAGAAATCTGAAAAGCTTCAACTGCAACTGGTAGTCACCACAATGCACCTCGCTCCCCAATTCGGCTACACACTCAGACAAATCGAAGAAGATGGTTTCAAAATTGACGAAACCGTAGAAAACCTGCTTTGCGCCGATACGAAATCTTCCGTAGCAAAAAGTACGGGCATGGCCACACTTCTGCTTTCGGATGTTTATCGCCGACTACAGCCGGATTCGGTGCTCCTGCTGGGAGACCGGTACGAAACACTTGCCGCAGCCACATCGGCACTGTTAATGAATATTCCTATAGCCCATATTCACGGTGGAGAGATCACCGAAGGAGCGGTAGACGAACAAATCCGTCATGCCATAACAAAAATGAGCCATCTTCACTTCACCGCCACCGAAACTTTCCGGCAAAGGCTCATCAGAATGGGTGAAAATCCGGCTAAAGTTTTTACGGTGGGCGCTCCCGGCCTGGACAATATCCTCTCTCTTCCCCTGCCTTCCAAAGAAGAATTGGAAGAGTCTCTACAGTGGCATTTCGGAGAAAAAACCGTTCTCTTCACATATCATCCGGTCACACTCTCAAGTGTGGACACATCAAAAGAGATTCATGACATACTTCTCGCTCTGGAACGTACAGGCTACTCTGTACTTTTCACTTATGCGAATGCCGATGAAGGGGGGCACATCATCAACGAAGCGATCGAAAAGTTTTGTCACATGAACCCAGAAAAATACAAGGTGGTGAAAAATCTGGGACAAAAACGCTACCTTGCCGCCATGAAATATGCAGATATCCTGGTGGGCAACACATCCAGCGGCATCATAGAAGCGGCAAGTTTTAAAAAACCGGTTGTCAATATCGGCGACAGGCAACGAGGTCGTCTGCGTAACGACAATACGATAGACTGCAAACCACATGAAGTCGAACAAGCCGTCACCAAAGCTCTCTCCGCCGACTTCCTGAAAAAGTGTGCAACTTCAACCAATGTCTACGGTGACGGTCATGCATCCGAACGGATCGTTGAAATCCTGGAAAAAGCGGACCTTTCAACCGTAAAATCGTTTTATGAACCGGAGTATAGATTATGA
- a CDS encoding Gfo/Idh/MocA family oxidoreductase produces the protein MKALIIGHGSIGRRHREILKNFQEIETVDIVSSHIQNCDCRCFETLENTPLEDYDYFVIANETSKHYNALNYISKHVRNRRILVEKPLFSRYREIDTRDNDVYVAYNLRFHPIIAAMEALLKEENILYAGIMAGQYLPTWRPGRDYREAYSASVDQGGGVLRDLSHELDYTLMLFGEIITITAFDEKVSSLAIDADDLFTAIGRTSKGTVINLTLDYISKHPLRRMIVHSDRLTVEADLVDSTMRFWDETGNGRTVKEPIERNHTYRKMHEALLRQNGNRVCTLSEALTTMKLIDRTSHYNRKDHNVR, from the coding sequence GTGAAGGCGCTGATCATAGGTCACGGTTCCATCGGCAGGAGGCACAGGGAGATCCTGAAGAATTTTCAGGAGATAGAAACCGTTGACATCGTGAGCTCCCACATACAAAACTGTGATTGCCGATGTTTTGAAACACTCGAAAATACACCTCTTGAAGACTATGACTATTTTGTGATAGCCAACGAAACATCAAAACACTACAATGCGCTAAACTATATTTCAAAACATGTTCGGAACCGAAGGATATTGGTAGAAAAACCTCTCTTCAGCCGATATAGAGAAATCGATACGCGAGACAATGATGTTTACGTAGCATACAATCTACGCTTTCACCCTATCATCGCAGCCATGGAAGCACTTTTAAAAGAAGAAAACATCCTTTATGCCGGGATTATGGCAGGTCAATATCTTCCGACGTGGCGTCCCGGACGGGACTACCGCGAAGCCTACAGCGCTTCCGTAGACCAGGGCGGGGGGGTTCTGCGGGACCTGAGTCACGAATTGGACTACACGCTCATGCTCTTTGGTGAGATTATTACAATCACGGCTTTCGATGAGAAAGTTTCATCACTCGCAATAGACGCCGACGATCTTTTTACTGCCATAGGAAGGACATCAAAGGGTACCGTGATCAACCTGACTCTTGACTATATAAGCAAACATCCCTTGCGCCGCATGATTGTCCATAGCGACCGTCTTACAGTCGAAGCGGATCTTGTCGACTCAACAATGCGGTTCTGGGATGAAACGGGGAATGGACGTACCGTAAAAGAGCCGATAGAGCGCAACCATACATACCGAAAAATGCATGAAGCTCTTTTGCGGCAAAACGGAAATCGTGTCTGCACCCTTTCAGAGGCCCTGACAACCATGAAACTGATTGACCGCACAAGCCACTACAACCGAAAGGATCACAATGTCCGATAA
- a CDS encoding acylneuraminate cytidylyltransferase family protein, with the protein MSDKPLCTICARGGSKGVKNKNIRPIAGKPMIGYTIEQARQSGLFDHVVVSTDSDAIAETAEEYGAEVFFRRSEELSSDTAGKLDVIKDAFLRSEEYYGTRFEAIVDLDATSPLRDTKDILEAWRIFTEGDFENLITAMPSRRSPYFNLIEVTPDGNVTLSKKLEKQIVRRQDAPKTYDMNASIYIWKRRALLQNDSLFLPKTGLYVMPEERSIDIDSELDFEFVEFLMRKKNAR; encoded by the coding sequence ATGTCCGATAAACCGTTATGTACCATATGCGCCAGGGGGGGATCCAAGGGCGTCAAAAACAAAAATATCCGCCCGATCGCGGGAAAGCCCATGATAGGCTATACCATTGAACAGGCCAGACAGAGCGGACTTTTCGACCATGTGGTCGTCAGTACCGACTCGGATGCTATTGCCGAAACCGCGGAAGAATATGGTGCGGAAGTTTTTTTCCGGCGCTCCGAGGAGCTCTCTTCAGATACAGCGGGGAAGCTCGATGTCATCAAAGATGCTTTTCTCCGCTCGGAAGAGTATTACGGAACCCGCTTCGAAGCCATTGTGGACCTGGATGCGACTTCTCCCCTCAGAGATACAAAAGATATTCTGGAAGCATGGCGCATTTTTACCGAAGGAGATTTCGAAAACCTTATTACCGCCATGCCTTCGCGAAGAAGTCCCTATTTCAACCTGATTGAAGTAACACCGGACGGAAATGTAACACTTTCGAAAAAACTTGAAAAGCAGATAGTCAGACGTCAGGATGCTCCGAAAACCTACGATATGAACGCTTCCATCTACATCTGGAAACGTCGTGCACTTTTGCAGAACGACTCCCTTTTTTTACCAAAAACCGGACTCTACGTGATGCCCGAAGAACGTTCTATAGATATCGATTCGGAACTGGATTTTGAGTTCGTCGAATTTTTAATGAGGAAAAAAAATGCTCGATAG
- a CDS encoding acyltransferase — protein MIDTIKSFFSKWSFDIRADRIGPDCPFTHWYLHFKPRMKKLCKKKFKYFADSAEFRAGAYAITCSKISIGENVVIRPQTMLFADPRSDQEGYIIIEKDVLIGSGVHIYVANHKFGEQKNIIEQGHQRAKNVILKEGSWIGANAIILPGVTIGKNAVIGAGSIVTKSIPDGEVWAGNPARMIKNKS, from the coding sequence ATGATTGATACAATAAAATCCTTTTTTTCGAAATGGTCTTTCGATATCAGGGCTGACCGCATTGGCCCCGACTGCCCTTTTACACACTGGTATCTCCATTTCAAACCGCGAATGAAAAAACTTTGCAAAAAAAAATTTAAATATTTCGCCGATAGTGCGGAGTTCAGAGCAGGTGCATACGCGATTACCTGTTCCAAAATTTCCATTGGAGAAAATGTCGTCATAAGGCCCCAAACGATGTTATTCGCAGACCCGAGAAGTGACCAGGAAGGTTATATCATAATTGAAAAAGATGTTTTGATCGGATCCGGTGTTCATATATATGTTGCCAATCATAAATTCGGCGAGCAAAAAAATATCATTGAGCAAGGCCACCAGAGAGCAAAAAACGTTATTTTGAAAGAAGGTAGCTGGATTGGAGCGAATGCAATCATACTTCCGGGAGTTACCATCGGGAAAAACGCGGTCATAGGTGCGGGAAGTATCGTTACAAAAAGCATACCGGACGGAGAAGTTTGGGCGGGCAATCCGGCAAGAATGATAAAAAACAAATCCTGA
- a CDS encoding NeuD/PglB/VioB family sugar acetyltransferase, which produces MKPEIILIGGGGHCHSVIDVIERSGDYLIAGIIDKKELRGERVLGYDIIGSDDDLPHLFNRYKYAFVTIGQLDDPQPRVRLFNILKEIGYRLPVIVSPLAYVSKHALLQEGTCIMHHALVNANATVGKNCIINTKALIEHDAKVDDHCHISTGAVVNGGVHVKTGTFFGSNATSKQYIEVSGFIKAGSIVT; this is translated from the coding sequence ATGAAACCCGAAATCATTCTCATCGGCGGTGGCGGGCACTGCCATTCTGTTATCGATGTTATCGAACGAAGCGGCGATTATCTGATTGCGGGTATCATCGATAAAAAAGAGTTGCGGGGGGAGAGGGTGTTGGGTTACGACATTATCGGTTCCGACGATGATTTGCCCCATCTGTTCAACCGCTACAAATACGCTTTCGTTACGATCGGACAGTTGGATGATCCCCAACCGCGAGTCAGACTTTTCAACATACTGAAAGAGATTGGATACCGACTGCCGGTGATTGTTTCTCCGCTTGCCTACGTATCGAAACATGCCCTGTTGCAAGAAGGCACATGTATCATGCATCATGCACTCGTCAATGCCAATGCAACGGTCGGCAAAAACTGTATTATCAACACGAAAGCACTGATAGAGCATGATGCAAAAGTGGACGATCACTGCCATATCAGTACCGGTGCCGTCGTAAACGGCGGTGTCCATGTCAAAACGGGAACATTTTTCGGAAGCAACGCTACTTCCAAACAATACATCGAGGTAAGCGGATTCATCAAAGCAGGGAGTATAGTGACATGA
- the neuB gene encoding N-acetylneuraminate synthase, translated as MSVFVIAEAGVNHNGKIELAKKMIDAAAEAGADAVKFQTFKTENLVSKKAEKAEYQKTTTDRDESQFDMIKRLELDVDTHYELMEYCNRKGIMFLSTPFDIDSIALLDRMGLDIFKIGSGEITNLPYLRAIGKLGKRVILSTGMADIGEIEDALDILIQSGTAKEKITILHANTMYPTPMEDVNLKAMQTIACTFGCDVGYSDHTLGIEVDIAAVALGAKVIEKHFTLDKSMEGPDHKASLEPHELKAMVTAIRNIEKALGNGIKKPSPSEIPNIAIARKSIVASRPIKKGEILTSDNITAKRPANGLSPMRWDEIVGIAAPKDYDTDEPI; from the coding sequence ATGAGCGTGTTTGTCATTGCCGAAGCGGGGGTCAACCACAATGGAAAAATCGAATTGGCAAAAAAGATGATTGATGCCGCTGCCGAGGCAGGTGCCGATGCCGTAAAATTTCAAACTTTCAAAACGGAAAACCTGGTATCGAAAAAGGCCGAGAAAGCAGAATATCAGAAAACGACGACCGATCGTGACGAATCGCAGTTCGACATGATCAAAAGACTGGAACTCGACGTAGATACACATTACGAGCTTATGGAGTACTGCAATCGTAAAGGGATCATGTTTCTCTCCACACCGTTTGATATTGACAGTATTGCACTTCTGGACCGGATGGGCCTGGATATATTCAAAATCGGCAGTGGAGAGATCACCAATCTTCCCTACCTCAGAGCAATCGGAAAACTCGGCAAGAGGGTGATCCTCTCAACCGGAATGGCCGATATCGGTGAAATCGAGGATGCACTTGACATTCTGATACAAAGCGGCACAGCCAAAGAAAAGATCACGATTCTTCATGCCAACACCATGTACCCGACACCTATGGAAGATGTCAACCTCAAAGCGATGCAGACGATCGCCTGTACATTCGGATGCGATGTAGGGTATAGCGATCATACCCTGGGCATAGAGGTCGACATCGCAGCGGTCGCACTGGGCGCAAAAGTGATAGAGAAACATTTTACCCTTGACAAATCGATGGAAGGCCCGGACCACAAAGCCTCTCTCGAACCCCATGAACTGAAAGCGATGGTTACCGCAATACGGAATATTGAAAAAGCATTGGGCAACGGTATCAAAAAACCGAGTCCCAGTGAAATACCGAACATCGCAATCGCCAGAAAATCCATCGTCGCATCCCGGCCAATCAAAAAAGGGGAAATATTGACTTCTGACAATATTACGGCCAAAAGACCCGCCAACGGCCTTTCTCCGATGCGATGGGACGAAATCGTAGGCATTGCCGCACCCAAAGATTACGATACAGACGAGCCGATATGA
- a CDS encoding glycosyltransferase family 4 protein, whose product MKKIKIFLGAYINSINAQNLNCRSLTEHLDKKRFEIYTLTLFSGELDTPHIEGVKYFNCFRPHKISKYIGYLWGIINCDIAYLPKGEICRWNKFWVKLLRKKSFKTVEGIYGDDMMKQFSDSGIDYGKFLESKEGYDKVYSITDFLRKYNYRRHGMESEKRILYLGTDTECFLNEQEKTGKLENIIFIGRLKERKGVFDFLHIAETFPQLNFFMAGEGEDRDRIEKLIRERGMNNVTLLGSLTHEKLADILKTMDLHLFPSRSEGFPKVTLETAAAGVPSLVYSDYGAEEWITDHENGFVVDTLDEMENTVRELADNPELLKKTSKNAVELAKRFDWKVVIKDWENVIEELYQR is encoded by the coding sequence ATGAAAAAAATAAAAATTTTCCTGGGCGCTTACATCAACTCAATAAATGCACAGAATCTCAATTGCAGATCACTGACTGAGCATCTTGACAAAAAGCGTTTTGAAATATATACCCTTACACTCTTTTCCGGAGAACTCGACACTCCCCATATCGAAGGCGTAAAATACTTCAATTGCTTCCGACCTCACAAAATATCCAAATATATCGGTTATTTATGGGGCATAATAAATTGCGATATTGCATATCTACCCAAAGGTGAGATATGCCGCTGGAACAAATTCTGGGTCAAACTTCTCCGAAAGAAAAGCTTCAAAACCGTGGAGGGCATCTATGGCGACGACATGATGAAACAGTTTTCCGACAGCGGTATAGATTACGGGAAATTTCTGGAAAGCAAAGAGGGATATGACAAAGTTTACTCCATTACCGACTTTTTGAGAAAATACAATTATCGTCGGCACGGCATGGAAAGTGAAAAGAGAATTCTTTATCTCGGAACGGATACAGAATGTTTTTTGAATGAGCAGGAAAAAACAGGAAAGCTGGAAAATATCATTTTCATAGGGCGCCTGAAAGAAAGAAAGGGAGTTTTTGATTTTCTTCACATTGCCGAAACATTTCCGCAGTTGAATTTTTTCATGGCCGGTGAGGGTGAAGATCGTGACAGGATCGAAAAGCTTATCCGGGAAAGAGGGATGAACAACGTTACTCTTCTGGGATCATTGACTCATGAGAAATTGGCGGATATCCTCAAAACGATGGATCTGCACCTCTTCCCCTCCAGATCGGAAGGATTTCCGAAAGTCACTCTCGAAACGGCGGCAGCGGGCGTGCCGTCTCTCGTCTATTCCGATTACGGAGCCGAAGAATGGATCACCGATCACGAAAACGGGTTTGTCGTAGATACGTTGGACGAGATGGAAAATACGGTCCGGGAACTGGCAGACAACCCCGAGCTTCTTAAAAAAACCTCCAAAAACGCCGTTGAACTCGCGAAACGATTTGACTGGAAAGTCGTTATCAAAGACTGGGAAAATGTAATTGAAGAACTTTATCAAAGGTAG
- a CDS encoding nucleotidyltransferase family protein: protein MKKVEAVKLPPDASIREALHIIDSGAIKLAIIADEENRLLGTVTDGDIRRAILNGKTLDESIDGVYNKHPVVVGIDESKESIINLCTAKKIYQIPVVDKRGRIVRIAMLDELLKPKTRPNKVVLMVGGLGSRLRPLTETTPKPMLHVGGRPILQTIVERFASHGFTDIIMCVNYKADIIRDYFGDGNRFGVNISYILEQKRMGTAGALSLLKERPGEPFFVMNGDLLTNVNFENMLQFHLDNNAMASMCVREYDFQVPYGVVNIENGKIRSIEEKPVQRFFVSAGIYILNPACLDLIPNEYYDMPALFEKIISRGEHAVSFPLREYWLDIGRMEEYEKANREYYKVFE from the coding sequence ATGAAAAAAGTCGAAGCCGTCAAACTACCGCCGGACGCTTCCATCAGGGAGGCATTGCATATCATTGACAGCGGAGCCATCAAGCTGGCCATCATAGCCGATGAAGAAAACAGACTGCTCGGAACCGTTACCGACGGCGATATCCGGCGGGCGATTCTGAATGGCAAAACGCTGGATGAAAGTATCGACGGAGTCTACAACAAACATCCGGTTGTTGTCGGCATAGATGAAAGCAAAGAGTCAATAATCAATCTCTGTACAGCCAAAAAAATATATCAGATTCCTGTTGTAGACAAACGGGGAAGGATCGTCAGAATTGCCATGCTTGACGAACTTCTCAAACCGAAAACGCGTCCGAACAAGGTAGTGCTGATGGTTGGAGGCCTGGGAAGCCGGCTTCGCCCCCTGACCGAAACGACACCCAAGCCTATGCTGCACGTAGGGGGCAGACCGATTTTACAGACAATTGTTGAACGCTTTGCATCTCACGGCTTTACCGACATCATCATGTGTGTGAATTACAAAGCCGACATCATTCGAGACTATTTTGGTGACGGAAACCGGTTTGGAGTCAACATTTCATATATCCTTGAACAAAAGAGAATGGGAACCGCCGGGGCACTGAGCCTGCTGAAAGAACGGCCGGGGGAGCCATTTTTCGTGATGAACGGGGACCTTCTTACAAATGTCAATTTCGAAAATATGCTTCAGTTTCATCTGGACAATAATGCGATGGCCAGTATGTGTGTACGTGAATATGATTTTCAGGTCCCATACGGCGTTGTCAATATCGAAAACGGTAAAATCAGATCGATCGAAGAAAAGCCTGTACAAAGATTTTTTGTCAGTGCCGGAATCTATATACTCAATCCGGCCTGCCTGGATCTTATTCCCAATGAATACTACGATATGCCGGCACTTTTCGAAAAGATCATCTCACGGGGAGAGCACGCTGTCTCTTTTCCCTTAAGAGAATATTGGCTCGATATCGGACGCATGGAGGAGTACGAAAAAGCCAATCGTGAATATTACAAGGTATTTGAGTGA
- a CDS encoding glycosyltransferase, translated as MKKIYLQITPFFPTAKSFRGPYIYDQVKAIGRNSDFEVVVIKTVSPYTKNYEKSYMYGGIRVHSFQVYDLPSSVFPGLFHSLNVVRLERFIRNELEIPFSDIAVIHSHVAYPAGALAADLGRRHGIKNVVQHHGLDVMQLTNGRLLRGPLQKANERFIRRRFLKTVNTTDLNIGVSRKVIDEIMKTDGVRNQKSYVLYNGVDREKFYRLDASKEKERFEIGCIGNFWPIKGQITLLKALNKVVKAEKTGNIHVTFVGSGPELSRCLTFVKEHQLEEYVTFRPEIDHSRLNDFYNSLDLFVLPSYYEALGCVYTEALQVGVPVIAVEGQGIEELIREKDRPLMLIGKDDVDKLSELILKWKNLPPHQRRADYDLSIDRFITDFLKREILQ; from the coding sequence ATGAAAAAAATTTATCTGCAGATCACCCCCTTTTTCCCTACGGCAAAGAGTTTCCGCGGCCCCTATATCTATGACCAGGTCAAAGCGATCGGACGCAACAGTGATTTTGAGGTTGTCGTTATCAAGACAGTTTCTCCCTATACGAAAAATTATGAAAAATCCTATATGTACGGCGGTATCCGTGTTCATTCATTCCAGGTGTATGATCTTCCTTCATCTGTTTTTCCGGGACTGTTTCATTCTCTGAATGTAGTACGGCTGGAACGGTTCATCCGAAATGAGCTTGAAATCCCCTTTTCCGACATTGCTGTTATCCATTCCCATGTCGCCTATCCTGCCGGGGCGCTGGCAGCAGACCTTGGCCGCAGACACGGAATCAAAAATGTCGTACAACACCACGGCCTCGATGTGATGCAGTTGACAAACGGAAGGTTGCTGCGGGGGCCTCTTCAAAAAGCCAACGAACGCTTCATCAGAAGACGTTTTCTCAAAACCGTCAACACCACAGACCTGAATATCGGGGTCAGCCGAAAAGTGATCGATGAAATCATGAAAACAGACGGTGTCCGCAATCAGAAAAGCTATGTACTCTACAACGGTGTCGACAGGGAAAAATTCTACAGACTCGATGCATCGAAGGAGAAAGAAAGATTCGAGATCGGCTGTATCGGCAATTTCTGGCCCATCAAAGGGCAGATAACTCTTTTGAAAGCTCTGAACAAGGTAGTGAAAGCCGAAAAAACGGGAAACATTCATGTCACTTTCGTGGGAAGCGGGCCGGAACTTTCCCGTTGCCTCACATTTGTCAAAGAGCATCAACTGGAAGAGTATGTGACATTCCGTCCGGAAATCGACCATTCCCGGCTGAACGATTTTTACAACAGTTTGGACCTTTTTGTGCTGCCCTCCTATTATGAAGCACTCGGATGCGTCTACACGGAAGCTCTACAGGTCGGTGTTCCGGTCATAGCGGTAGAGGGGCAGGGCATCGAAGAACTCATCAGGGAGAAAGACAGGCCCCTCATGCTGATCGGAAAGGACGATGTCGACAAACTTTCGGAACTGATCCTCAAATGGAAGAATCTCCCCCCACATCAAAGAAGAGCCGATTACGATCTTTCCATCGACCGCTTCATTACAGATTTCCTGAAACGAGAAATTCTCCAATGA
- a CDS encoding oxidoreductase yields the protein MLDSKVVVITGGAGLIGKEFARAVTGSGGVAVIADIDKAAAENARKEIMENLSDIKGDVAAVELDITSEASLQNCIEELDRRYGHIDGLVNNAYPRNKNYGNHFFDVKYEDFVENVGLNLGGYFLTSQQFALYFKKQGYGNIVNISSIYGVIAPKFDIYHGTSMTVPVEYAAIKSALIHLTRYMAKYFKGENIRVNAISPGGILDNQPRPFLDAYAKECMTKGMLDKSDLNGTLLFLLSDMSRHITGQNIIVDDGFTL from the coding sequence ATGCTCGATAGCAAAGTTGTGGTCATAACCGGCGGTGCCGGCCTAATCGGAAAAGAATTCGCCCGGGCAGTAACCGGGAGCGGAGGCGTAGCAGTCATCGCCGATATCGACAAAGCCGCTGCCGAAAATGCACGGAAAGAGATAATGGAAAATCTTTCCGACATCAAAGGGGACGTTGCAGCCGTCGAACTTGACATTACCTCCGAAGCCTCCCTGCAAAACTGTATCGAAGAACTGGATCGTCGTTACGGCCATATCGATGGACTCGTCAACAATGCCTATCCTCGCAACAAAAACTACGGCAACCATTTCTTCGACGTAAAATATGAAGATTTCGTGGAAAATGTAGGGCTTAACCTGGGAGGCTACTTCCTTACATCCCAGCAATTCGCTTTGTATTTCAAAAAACAGGGGTACGGCAATATCGTGAACATTTCATCCATCTACGGAGTGATCGCGCCCAAATTCGACATTTATCATGGCACCTCCATGACGGTACCCGTAGAATACGCCGCTATCAAATCGGCACTCATACACCTGACCAGGTATATGGCCAAATATTTCAAAGGTGAAAACATACGTGTCAACGCTATCAGCCCCGGTGGAATATTGGACAACCAACCACGGCCTTTTCTGGATGCTTATGCAAAAGAGTGTATGACCAAAGGCATGCTGGACAAAAGCGACCTCAACGGCACGCTTCTTTTTCTTCTCAGTGACATGAGCCGTCATATCACGGGGCAGAATATCATAGTAGATGACGGGTTTACTTTATGA